A genome region from Nocardia sp. NBC_01730 includes the following:
- a CDS encoding SRPBCC family protein codes for MSVDVVTEVVINRSRELVAAFAGDPTNTPAWYDKIRGVDWRTAPPLRVGSQMDFVVHSHGRRLAYTYEVVDYAPGERLVMRTSAGPFPIEMTCTWADTPEGGTRMTLRNRGEPSGFGKVAGRVLEAAIRRANRADLARLKTLLETR; via the coding sequence ATGTCCGTCGACGTGGTGACGGAGGTCGTGATCAACCGGTCGCGCGAGTTGGTCGCGGCGTTCGCGGGCGACCCGACGAACACTCCCGCTTGGTACGACAAAATCCGCGGCGTCGACTGGCGCACGGCACCACCGCTGCGAGTTGGCTCGCAGATGGATTTCGTCGTGCATTCCCACGGCAGGCGGCTGGCCTACACCTACGAGGTGGTCGACTACGCACCCGGCGAGCGGCTGGTGATGCGCACCTCCGCCGGTCCTTTTCCGATTGAGATGACCTGCACCTGGGCGGATACCCCGGAGGGCGGCACGCGCATGACGCTGCGCAACCGCGGCGAACCGAGCGGATTCGGCAAAGTCGCCGGACGCGTACTGGAAGCTGCGATCCGACGGGCCAATCGCGCCGACCTCGCACGGCTGAAGACGCTATTGGAGACCCGGTAG
- a CDS encoding HhH-GPD-type base excision DNA repair protein, translating to MSRKLCLAQDVEADELLTEDHFATLLGMLLDQQYPMEHAFRGPKKIADRMGGFDIHRIAEADPQEFEDLAATPPAIHRYGRSMARRAQELARYVIENYDGETENIWTKGDPDGAEVLRRLKDLPGYGEQKAKIFLALLGKQRGVRPEGWRAAAGVYGAEGSRRSVADVTDVESLTQVREFKKQAKAAAKAK from the coding sequence ATGAGTCGCAAGCTTTGCCTCGCACAGGACGTCGAGGCGGACGAACTACTGACCGAGGACCACTTCGCGACCCTGCTCGGGATGCTTCTGGACCAGCAGTACCCGATGGAGCACGCGTTCCGCGGCCCGAAGAAGATCGCCGACCGCATGGGTGGCTTCGACATCCACCGCATCGCCGAGGCCGATCCGCAGGAGTTCGAGGACCTGGCCGCGACCCCGCCCGCCATCCACCGCTACGGCCGCTCGATGGCCCGGCGCGCTCAAGAGCTGGCGCGCTACGTCATCGAGAACTACGACGGCGAGACCGAGAACATCTGGACCAAGGGCGACCCGGACGGCGCTGAGGTGCTGCGCCGGCTGAAGGACCTGCCCGGCTACGGCGAACAGAAGGCCAAGATCTTCCTCGCGTTGCTCGGCAAGCAGCGCGGCGTGCGGCCGGAGGGCTGGCGCGCGGCGGCGGGCGTGTACGGTGCGGAGGGGTCGCGGCGGTCGGTTGCCGACGTGACCGACGTCGAATCCCTAACTCAGGTAAGGGAATTCAAGAAGCAAGCGAAAGCGGCCGCGAAAGCGAAGTAG
- a CDS encoding CapA family protein has protein sequence MATVLLGGDVMLGRGVDQILPHPGDPTLRERYVDDARTYVELAERVHGAFTRPVDFRRPWGDVLPILAQVHPEVRLINLETAITADGAFAPAKGIHYRMNPGNLPVLTVIAPVVCALANNHVLDFGIHGLVDTLEALDTGGVRRAGAGADLDDAQAPAISELDDGRRVVIVSVAAGSSGVPEFWAARRDRPGLWRVGDSPSVDVADQVAAQVLAHKRDDDIAIVSVHWGPNWGYGVARSETQFAHRLVDAGVDLVHGHSAHHPRPIEIYRGKPILYGCGDVIDDYEGIHGHERYRTDLHLLYLVSIDPGAVEVRMIPLRVRRMRLESAARSESRWLCETIEQISRGFGTRVASRPDDLPVVFNATQR, from the coding sequence ATGGCGACGGTCCTGCTCGGCGGTGACGTCATGCTGGGGCGCGGTGTGGACCAGATCCTGCCGCATCCCGGCGACCCGACGCTGCGCGAACGGTATGTCGACGATGCGCGGACGTATGTGGAGTTGGCCGAACGTGTGCACGGCGCATTTACCCGTCCGGTGGATTTCCGCCGACCATGGGGTGATGTGCTGCCGATTCTCGCGCAGGTCCACCCCGAGGTGCGGTTGATCAACCTGGAAACCGCTATCACCGCTGACGGTGCGTTCGCCCCCGCCAAGGGCATCCACTACCGGATGAACCCCGGCAATCTGCCGGTGCTGACCGTGATCGCACCGGTCGTTTGCGCGCTGGCCAACAATCACGTCCTCGATTTCGGTATCCACGGGCTGGTGGACACCCTCGAAGCGCTCGATACCGGGGGCGTCCGCCGCGCCGGAGCGGGCGCGGATCTCGACGACGCCCAGGCACCGGCGATATCGGAACTCGACGACGGACGCAGGGTGGTGATCGTCTCGGTGGCCGCGGGCTCGAGCGGGGTCCCGGAATTCTGGGCAGCGCGTCGCGATCGGCCCGGGCTGTGGCGGGTCGGAGATTCACCGAGCGTTGATGTCGCCGACCAGGTGGCAGCACAAGTGCTGGCCCATAAGCGCGACGATGATATCGCGATCGTGTCCGTACATTGGGGACCCAACTGGGGTTACGGGGTGGCACGAAGCGAAACACAGTTCGCTCATCGGTTGGTCGATGCCGGCGTCGACCTGGTGCACGGCCATTCCGCGCATCATCCGCGGCCGATCGAGATCTACCGGGGCAAACCGATTCTGTACGGGTGTGGCGACGTCATCGACGACTACGAGGGCATCCACGGTCACGAGCGGTACCGCACCGATCTTCATCTGCTGTATCTCGTGTCCATCGATCCGGGTGCGGTGGAGGTGCGAATGATTCCGCTGCGGGTGCGGCGCATGCGCCTCGAATCGGCGGCGCGCAGCGAATCCAGATGGCTGTGCGAAACGATCGAACAGATCAGCCGCGGCTTCGGTACCAGAGTCGCATCACGGCCCGACGACCTGCCAGTAGTGTTCAACGCCACACAACGCTGA
- a CDS encoding ROK family transcriptional regulator has product MSPLTLTSLPTLERSVARVAAGRARVQRPVVAPELRIADNPAAAVIRAAIGGPVSRDNAARTTGLSIATVNRQVSALLAAGLLRERQDLTASGAVGRPRVPFELDHEAYLTIGIHIGAAVTKIVAADLRGRILGGLAIATPQTGQEFATTTVARSAKAFLQRWHRRKALWAGVAIGGRVDPLTGVVDHPKLDWHGAQVGSVLGEVLELPVSVAPHVEAMAGSELLLRTAEPRDQARAEHGSSLYFYVRETAGVAVTLDGRVHTPSNGPGSIAHLPTGSDVECTCGRRGCLEVTVGDRSLHSRAVGRGIIPAHNGTAGSTIADLYRAAESGSEPARELLAERATILGHTVAMVRDMLNPDRVILGGQAFTGYRPAVAHVARAFNQGSTLPPTDIRISGFGGKVQEFAAVVTSLSVLYADPLAAIRRTLGD; this is encoded by the coding sequence ATGTCCCCCCTCACCCTGACGTCCCTCCCTACCCTTGAACGATCTGTCGCCAGGGTTGCCGCCGGCCGTGCTCGTGTTCAGCGTCCGGTGGTCGCCCCCGAACTGCGGATCGCCGACAACCCGGCGGCCGCGGTTATCCGCGCCGCGATCGGTGGTCCAGTTTCACGCGACAATGCCGCGCGCACAACGGGTTTGAGCATCGCGACGGTCAACCGTCAGGTGTCCGCGCTACTCGCCGCCGGTCTGCTGCGTGAGCGCCAGGACCTGACGGCCTCGGGTGCGGTCGGACGCCCCCGGGTGCCGTTCGAACTCGACCACGAGGCCTACCTGACCATTGGCATCCACATCGGCGCCGCGGTCACCAAGATCGTCGCGGCCGATCTGCGCGGCCGCATCCTCGGTGGCCTCGCCATCGCCACCCCGCAGACCGGGCAGGAGTTCGCCACCACCACGGTCGCCCGCAGCGCGAAGGCGTTCCTGCAGCGCTGGCATCGGCGCAAGGCGTTATGGGCGGGCGTCGCGATCGGCGGCCGGGTCGATCCGCTCACCGGCGTCGTCGACCACCCCAAGCTGGATTGGCATGGCGCGCAGGTCGGTTCGGTGCTCGGCGAGGTACTCGAGCTGCCCGTCTCGGTGGCGCCGCACGTCGAGGCGATGGCCGGTTCGGAGCTGTTGCTACGCACCGCCGAACCGCGTGACCAAGCGCGCGCCGAGCACGGCAGCAGCCTGTATTTCTATGTCCGCGAAACCGCGGGTGTGGCGGTGACTTTGGATGGCCGTGTGCACACGCCGAGCAACGGCCCCGGCTCGATCGCGCACCTTCCCACCGGCTCGGACGTCGAATGCACCTGCGGACGGCGTGGCTGCCTGGAGGTGACCGTGGGTGATCGGTCGCTGCACTCCAGGGCCGTCGGTCGTGGAATCATCCCGGCGCACAACGGGACCGCGGGATCGACCATCGCGGACCTGTACCGGGCTGCGGAGTCGGGCTCGGAACCCGCGCGTGAACTGCTCGCCGAGCGCGCCACGATCCTCGGCCACACCGTGGCGATGGTGCGCGACATGCTCAACCCTGATCGCGTGATCCTGGGTGGCCAGGCCTTCACCGGCTACCGGCCTGCGGTCGCGCACGTTGCGCGCGCGTTCAACCAGGGCTCGACCTTGCCTCCGACCGACATCCGGATCAGCGGATTCGGCGGCAAGGTGCAGGAATTCGCCGCCGTGGTCACCTCGCTGAGCGTCCTCTACGCCGATCCGCTCGCCGCGATCCGGCGAACGCTGGGCGACTGA
- a CDS encoding methyltransferase domain-containing protein yields the protein MNTYTLRPDRFDRAGQDQLVDVRDLQAALPGIRRLRTWAHEALALQPGESAVDIGSGTGSEVMAFAEAVGPNGSAVGVEPDPHLLASAERRATQAGSTAKFHSGDAYGLPFGAGSFDAALCERVFQHLTAPARAANEIARVLRPGGRVVVVDSDWGTAIVHPGNRQVVREVIDTLVSATTNPLAGRRIPGLLTKAGLVIDDIGSQALVQDRSVGAGSLVNRISAMAVARGVISEAQRDQLIADLRAGADSGDIHLSVSMFAVLAHKPR from the coding sequence ATGAACACCTACACTTTGCGCCCCGATCGGTTCGACCGAGCAGGCCAGGACCAGCTCGTCGATGTGCGCGACCTCCAGGCCGCGCTCCCGGGCATCCGCCGACTGCGAACCTGGGCGCACGAAGCCCTCGCGCTGCAGCCCGGCGAGAGCGCGGTGGATATCGGATCCGGCACCGGCTCCGAGGTCATGGCCTTCGCCGAAGCAGTCGGCCCGAACGGCAGCGCGGTCGGAGTCGAGCCCGACCCGCACCTGCTCGCCTCTGCCGAACGCCGCGCCACCCAGGCCGGCTCCACCGCGAAATTCCACTCCGGCGACGCCTACGGCCTGCCGTTCGGCGCGGGCAGCTTCGACGCTGCCCTGTGCGAGCGGGTCTTCCAGCACCTGACCGCCCCTGCCCGCGCCGCGAACGAGATCGCGCGCGTGCTGCGTCCCGGCGGCCGCGTCGTCGTAGTGGACAGCGACTGGGGCACCGCGATCGTGCACCCCGGCAACCGGCAGGTCGTGCGCGAGGTGATCGACACGCTGGTGTCGGCGACCACCAATCCGCTCGCCGGGCGCCGCATCCCCGGCCTGCTCACCAAGGCCGGTCTTGTGATCGACGACATCGGCTCGCAGGCCCTGGTGCAGGACCGCAGTGTGGGCGCAGGCTCGCTGGTCAACAGGATCTCGGCGATGGCGGTCGCGCGCGGCGTGATCAGCGAGGCACAGCGTGATCAGCTGATCGCCGACCTGCGAGCGGGCGCCGACAGCGGCGACATCCACCTCTCGGTCAGCATGTTCGCGGTTCTCGCACACAAGCCGCGCTGA
- a CDS encoding DUF2207 family protein, which yields MLTFRGGAVGALLLATAGMLATAPVAHTEPAPSGVTITADLKLSREGVLEVVERVAVPQDRTFRMSLPLRLRVSDDVERVFQVTDVDTEGAGTATVADDQFTIEARPGESTFEYSVRNTVSDAPGTQVFRWLGVLSTDIASISASLISPSFEMGIVDCRLGPPGNARPCADVKIETDGVLFLEQTDLHKGDVIDLTLQLPPGTVPSNADVRDSGDAGPFTVTTPALVAFGVLLLALAGVIAFVLRARRRDVAAGGGSDAIDPLLREGDRVQFISPDGVLPGEAGLLLDGHVDPVDIAATVVDLAVRRYVRITPLGDTDWRINRVNAPDDQLRDYEKAVYRALLPDGADAVTVTDLRKPGRIQSGPVRTALLADAVARGSFTDRRRPGLAVWLGGALVVAGIAATVALALTSGHALVGVAIALAGVATLLLPKYLPVRTARGVELTGQIRALQRGLEATRREQIPPLDQETVFSRALPFMVIGGRADNWIRAFRDLDLSADSQAGLYWFGGFERDRNLQRFAGHFPFFITALEGLFATAGDPHR from the coding sequence ATGCTGACTTTTCGGGGGGGCGCCGTAGGCGCGCTCCTTCTCGCCACCGCGGGAATGCTCGCGACCGCCCCGGTCGCCCACACGGAGCCCGCACCGAGCGGCGTGACCATCACCGCCGACCTGAAACTCAGCCGCGAAGGCGTCCTCGAGGTGGTAGAGCGGGTGGCGGTGCCGCAGGACCGCACGTTCCGGATGTCACTTCCATTGCGGCTGAGGGTGAGCGACGACGTCGAGCGGGTTTTCCAGGTCACCGACGTGGACACCGAGGGCGCGGGCACCGCGACGGTGGCCGACGACCAGTTCACCATCGAGGCGCGACCCGGCGAATCCACTTTCGAGTACTCGGTGCGCAACACGGTCAGCGACGCGCCAGGTACCCAGGTTTTCCGTTGGCTCGGCGTGCTGAGCACCGACATCGCCTCGATCAGCGCTTCGTTGATCAGCCCGAGCTTCGAGATGGGCATCGTCGACTGCAGACTCGGCCCGCCCGGCAATGCCCGGCCGTGCGCCGACGTCAAAATCGAGACCGACGGCGTGCTCTTCCTCGAGCAGACCGACCTGCACAAGGGCGACGTCATCGATCTGACCCTGCAACTGCCGCCCGGCACCGTGCCGAGCAACGCCGACGTGCGCGACAGCGGCGACGCGGGCCCGTTCACAGTCACCACGCCGGCGCTGGTCGCGTTCGGTGTGCTGCTGCTCGCGCTGGCGGGCGTGATCGCCTTCGTGCTGCGGGCCCGGCGCCGCGACGTCGCAGCAGGCGGTGGCTCGGACGCGATCGATCCGCTGCTGCGCGAGGGTGACCGTGTGCAGTTCATCTCGCCCGACGGAGTGCTTCCCGGGGAGGCGGGCCTGCTGCTGGACGGGCACGTCGATCCGGTCGATATCGCCGCGACGGTGGTGGATCTCGCAGTGCGCCGGTACGTCCGGATCACCCCGCTCGGCGACACCGACTGGCGAATCAACCGGGTGAACGCACCCGACGACCAGCTGCGCGACTACGAGAAGGCGGTCTACCGGGCGCTGCTGCCCGACGGCGCCGACGCGGTGACCGTCACCGACCTGCGCAAGCCGGGCCGCATCCAATCCGGTCCGGTTCGCACCGCCTTGCTGGCCGACGCCGTCGCCCGCGGCAGCTTCACCGATCGCCGTCGCCCCGGCCTCGCGGTATGGCTGGGCGGCGCGCTGGTCGTCGCGGGCATCGCCGCGACGGTCGCGCTCGCACTCACCTCCGGGCATGCCCTGGTCGGCGTCGCCATCGCGCTCGCCGGTGTCGCGACCCTACTGCTTCCGAAGTACCTGCCGGTCAGGACCGCGCGCGGGGTGGAGCTCACCGGGCAGATCCGCGCGCTGCAACGCGGCCTGGAAGCGACTCGGCGCGAACAGATCCCGCCGCTCGACCAGGAGACGGTGTTCTCCCGCGCCCTGCCGTTCATGGTGATCGGCGGACGCGCCGACAACTGGATCCGCGCCTTCCGTGACCTCGACCTGTCAGCCGACTCCCAGGCCGGCCTCTACTGGTTCGGCGGCTTCGAACGCGACCGCAACCTGCAGCGCTTCGCAGGACACTTCCCATTCTTCATCACCGCGCTGGAAGGTCTGTTCGCCACCGCGGGCGATCCGCATCGGTAG
- a CDS encoding aminotransferase class I/II-fold pyridoxal phosphate-dependent enzyme: MPRQTQIGLMSHEELVSEHETQSANYATLRTEKLTLDLTRGKPSPEQLDLSTELLTLPGEGDFRDGAGTDCRNYGGLHGLPELRAIFGELLGIPVDNLLAGNNASLELMHDVIAYAMLYGTNDSDRRWAAEGTLKFLCPAPGYDRHFSITEALGFEMIPIPMRHDGPDTHVIAELLANDPQIKGLWAVPNYSNPTGVVFSEDVVRELVSMPSAAPDFRLFWDNAYAVHPLTDTAAPVLDVLGLAAAAGNPNRPLVFASTSKITFAGSGVSFIGGSTANLDWYLSHASKKSIGPDKINQLRHLRFFKDVDGVRAHMQKHRAILEPKFALVLKILEDRLGASKVASWTEPKGGYFISLDVLEGTAARVIALAKEAGIALTAAGSAFPYRNDLEDKNIRIAPSFPKLPELEKAMDGLATCVLLAATEKLLGK; encoded by the coding sequence ATGCCCCGGCAAACGCAGATCGGTTTGATGAGCCACGAGGAGCTCGTGTCCGAACACGAGACCCAGTCCGCGAACTACGCGACGCTCCGGACCGAGAAGCTCACGCTGGATTTGACACGGGGAAAACCTTCACCGGAACAACTCGACCTGTCCACCGAACTGCTGACCCTGCCCGGCGAGGGCGATTTCCGCGATGGCGCAGGCACCGACTGCCGCAATTACGGTGGTCTGCACGGTCTCCCGGAGCTGCGCGCGATTTTCGGTGAGCTGCTCGGCATCCCGGTGGACAACCTGCTCGCGGGCAACAACGCCAGCCTCGAGCTGATGCACGACGTGATCGCCTACGCGATGCTGTACGGCACCAACGACTCCGATCGCCGCTGGGCCGCCGAGGGCACGCTGAAGTTCCTGTGTCCCGCCCCCGGCTACGACCGGCATTTCTCGATCACCGAGGCGCTCGGCTTCGAGATGATCCCCATCCCGATGCGCCACGACGGCCCGGACACCCACGTCATCGCCGAACTGCTGGCGAATGATCCACAGATCAAGGGTCTGTGGGCGGTGCCGAACTACTCCAACCCGACCGGCGTGGTCTTCTCCGAAGATGTCGTCCGGGAACTGGTTTCGATGCCCTCCGCCGCGCCCGACTTCCGGCTGTTCTGGGACAACGCCTATGCGGTACACCCGCTGACCGACACGGCGGCTCCGGTGCTCGACGTGCTCGGCCTGGCCGCCGCGGCCGGAAACCCGAACCGCCCCTTGGTGTTCGCTTCCACCTCGAAGATCACCTTCGCTGGTTCGGGGGTCAGCTTCATCGGAGGCTCCACGGCGAACCTGGACTGGTACCTGAGCCACGCGTCGAAGAAGAGCATCGGCCCGGATAAGATCAACCAGCTACGTCACCTGCGTTTCTTCAAGGATGTCGACGGTGTGCGTGCACACATGCAGAAGCATCGCGCCATCCTGGAGCCCAAGTTCGCCCTGGTGCTGAAGATTCTGGAAGACCGGCTCGGCGCGTCCAAGGTGGCGTCCTGGACTGAGCCGAAGGGCGGCTACTTCATCAGCCTGGACGTGCTCGAGGGCACCGCGGCGCGGGTGATCGCGTTGGCGAAGGAGGCGGGCATCGCGCTGACCGCGGCGGGCTCGGCCTTCCCGTACCGAAACGACCTGGAGGACAAGAACATTCGGATCGCACCGAGCTTTCCGAAGCTGCCCGAGCTGGAGAAGGCGATGGACGGCCTGGCCACCTGCGTCCTGCTCGCGGCCACCGAGAAGCTGCTTGGCAAGTAA
- a CDS encoding TetR/AcrR family transcriptional regulator C-terminal domain-containing protein — translation MCKRRGILNLCEVFGQEVDLVGDDPLHDRRGINSEVIGVVVLDDGVRRVGRDLLRYDWTDEILAVAGGMWRAIRANPHAIPLLLTRRSLDLPTLVIAEALLQALARSGRSGAELLIAFRAVSGFITGLAQAELAGPLSAAREPDPVTITERIAALPPDGFAKLIEIAHAATGSDPEDEFRSGLSIILTG, via the coding sequence ATGTGCAAGAGGCGCGGGATCCTCAATCTATGCGAGGTGTTCGGTCAGGAAGTCGATCTGGTCGGCGACGACCCGCTGCACGATCGGCGGGGGATAAACAGTGAAGTGATCGGCGTCGTAGTGCTGGACGATGGTGTGCGGCGCGTCGGTCGCGACCTTCTCCGCTACGACTGGACCGACGAGATCCTCGCGGTGGCCGGGGGCATGTGGCGCGCCATTCGGGCCAACCCGCACGCCATTCCTCTCCTTCTCACGCGCCGCAGCCTCGACCTGCCCACCCTCGTGATCGCGGAGGCGTTGTTACAGGCCCTTGCCCGAAGCGGCAGATCCGGTGCCGAACTACTGATCGCGTTCCGCGCGGTGTCCGGGTTCATTACCGGGCTCGCGCAAGCCGAACTGGCTGGACCGCTCTCCGCGGCGCGCGAGCCGGACCCTGTCACCATCACCGAACGTATCGCGGCCTTGCCACCCGATGGCTTCGCCAAGCTGATCGAGATCGCCCACGCCGCAACCGGCAGCGACCCTGAAGACGAGTTCCGTTCCGGCCTGTCCATCATCTTGACGGGTTGA
- a CDS encoding NACHT domain-containing protein, producing the protein MAFVSWLVLRLTQEDLERGSWLAGIVSMWVAVVGFPLAVVALVVAVWQGRRTPAHHDSSGQLDELTETLAAAVRALWRDEETVRRVHDSLPMETRWDNGPDHLADHWENIHGSAERHTPIDLSGRLDQIVDVFQRIPSGRIVVLGKGGAGKTILASRFVLDSLERRIPRSRQPVPVLFSVYSWNPTAIPLRLWLVDQLVEIISPQLTGEDAVGKSFAARLLDDQRIIPVLDGFDEINKKLRAAAIRGINAALRPGDRLLLTSRLDEYESVVPAEDVLSAAAVVQLADLTPDQITEYLPLTTPKNLGGQTKWHPVLARARAQPRYTVLLDVLSTPLMIMLARTIFSETDADPAVLLAILDQRVADPADDRRRALEHRLLDGFVPAVYSRIYRTQVPGLRKHYNADDANKWLGFLARHVKRRNTNELVWWQLIYAVPRTIVGLVAGSIIALTVWPVIGITGWVGEWRGSDGQLAWLTATLVSGVVSGVVGGILVGRGRGIRRTPARVRLRAKGRVGEIVQDLSRRLRSWRTLAWIIVWTAGGTFFGVAAAPVMETYNVIPVGSAAGVFAGSGIWLVVTFIRAMGVPVDPTETVSPADLLHTDRVTALRQGLGIGVGGASVFWCMMWFAFERAFGLPFDAVLGDGRWALGWLATMYAGLLSWVLFFPVWGPWFIARVYLPLGRKLPWGVMAFLDDAHRSGVLRQVGGVYEFRHIQLRDHLATPSS; encoded by the coding sequence GTGGCGTTTGTCAGTTGGCTCGTCCTGCGGCTGACACAGGAGGATCTCGAACGCGGCAGTTGGCTCGCGGGCATTGTGAGCATGTGGGTTGCCGTGGTTGGCTTTCCGCTGGCGGTGGTTGCGCTGGTAGTCGCGGTCTGGCAAGGGCGGCGGACTCCGGCTCATCACGATTCGTCCGGGCAACTCGACGAGCTCACCGAGACGCTCGCCGCTGCGGTACGAGCACTGTGGCGCGACGAGGAAACGGTTCGCCGCGTGCATGACTCGTTGCCGATGGAAACTCGTTGGGACAACGGGCCGGACCACCTCGCGGACCACTGGGAGAACATCCATGGATCGGCGGAGCGGCATACCCCGATCGACCTGAGCGGTCGACTCGACCAGATCGTCGACGTCTTCCAGCGCATACCCTCGGGGCGGATTGTCGTACTCGGGAAGGGCGGTGCGGGAAAGACCATCTTGGCGTCACGGTTCGTGTTGGACTCACTCGAGCGCAGGATCCCCCGTTCACGTCAGCCGGTGCCGGTCCTGTTCTCGGTGTACTCATGGAACCCCACCGCGATCCCCCTGCGCCTGTGGCTGGTCGATCAGCTGGTCGAGATCATCTCGCCGCAGCTGACGGGAGAAGATGCGGTCGGAAAGTCCTTCGCCGCTCGACTCTTGGACGACCAGCGCATCATCCCCGTGCTCGACGGATTCGACGAGATCAACAAGAAACTGCGGGCCGCCGCGATCCGCGGCATCAACGCAGCCCTCCGCCCAGGCGACCGGTTACTGCTGACCAGTCGTCTCGACGAGTACGAGAGTGTCGTGCCGGCCGAAGACGTCCTCAGCGCCGCAGCGGTGGTCCAGCTGGCTGACCTCACCCCCGATCAGATCACCGAGTACCTGCCGCTGACTACCCCGAAGAACCTTGGCGGGCAAACCAAATGGCATCCAGTGCTGGCCCGCGCGCGGGCACAGCCCCGATACACCGTGTTGCTGGATGTGTTGTCCACGCCGTTGATGATCATGCTGGCGCGGACGATCTTCAGCGAAACCGACGCTGATCCGGCCGTGTTGCTCGCCATCCTCGACCAGCGGGTAGCCGATCCTGCGGACGACCGCCGACGCGCGTTGGAGCACCGGCTGCTGGACGGATTCGTTCCCGCGGTGTACTCGCGCATCTACCGCACCCAAGTACCGGGCCTCCGAAAGCATTACAACGCCGACGACGCGAATAAGTGGCTCGGCTTCCTTGCCAGGCATGTGAAACGGAGGAATACCAACGAACTCGTCTGGTGGCAACTGATCTATGCCGTCCCAAGGACCATCGTCGGCCTGGTCGCGGGTTCGATCATTGCCTTGACGGTGTGGCCGGTCATCGGGATCACCGGGTGGGTCGGTGAATGGCGCGGTAGTGATGGCCAACTGGCCTGGCTGACCGCGACGCTCGTGTCCGGGGTGGTCAGCGGCGTCGTGGGCGGCATCCTCGTCGGTCGGGGCCGCGGTATCCGGCGCACACCCGCGCGGGTGCGGCTGCGGGCCAAGGGCCGCGTCGGCGAGATCGTTCAGGACTTGTCCCGCAGGCTGCGCAGCTGGCGCACACTAGCGTGGATCATTGTCTGGACGGCGGGCGGAACATTCTTCGGAGTCGCGGCCGCCCCGGTCATGGAAACCTACAACGTGATTCCGGTCGGTTCCGCCGCGGGGGTGTTCGCCGGATCCGGCATCTGGCTCGTCGTCACCTTCATCAGGGCCATGGGAGTGCCGGTCGATCCGACGGAGACGGTGAGCCCGGCGGACCTGCTCCACACCGACCGCGTGACCGCACTACGGCAAGGACTCGGCATCGGCGTGGGCGGCGCATCCGTGTTCTGGTGCATGATGTGGTTCGCGTTCGAGCGCGCGTTCGGGCTGCCCTTCGACGCCGTCCTCGGTGACGGCCGATGGGCGCTCGGTTGGCTGGCCACCATGTACGCGGGTTTGTTGAGCTGGGTACTCTTCTTCCCGGTGTGGGGTCCGTGGTTCATAGCCCGCGTCTACCTGCCACTCGGCCGCAAATTGCCCTGGGGAGTGATGGCGTTCCTAGATGACGCCCATCGGTCGGGTGTCCTTCGGCAGGTTGGGGGTGTCTACGAGTTCCGCCATATCCAACTGCGGGACCACCTTGCCACCCCTTCCTCGTGA